Proteins encoded together in one Anaerotignum propionicum DSM 1682 window:
- a CDS encoding CD1247 N-terminal domain-containing protein — MEYFEKKITYLRGLCDGSGFDENSKEGKIFHGMLEILDDMAFMLETFMDDEEMEDMEKYEDEDGENQPIYLYSFICPSCGEEIDVDGETMETETEIQCPVCGSEIPMGTENSDDLKF; from the coding sequence ATGGAATACTTTGAAAAAAAAATAACCTATCTTCGGGGTCTGTGTGATGGAAGCGGCTTTGACGAGAACAGCAAGGAAGGTAAAATATTCCACGGCATGTTGGAAATATTAGATGATATGGCGTTTATGCTGGAAACCTTCATGGATGATGAAGAAATGGAAGACATGGAAAAATATGAGGATGAAGATGGTGAAAACCAACCCATTTATCTATATTCCTTTATCTGTCCCAGTTGCGGAGAAGAAATTGATGTGGACGGGGAAACCATGGAAACAGAAACAGAAATTCAGTGTCCTGTTTGCGGGAGTGAAATTCCTATGGGAACTGAAAATTCGGATGATTTAAAATTTTAG
- a CDS encoding YqeG family HAD IIIA-type phosphatase, which yields MKMHFGATMEKGWSEMILERFFPDIFVKSIYELPLEELKARGIKGLVFDIDNTVAPFDIAEPENDLIELFLYLRKQGFRLCILSNNNKARVRLFNKNLRTLAVHKAGKPGVRKLRQAMKKLKLAPENTAIVGDQVFTDMWCGHRAGLTCILTAPICNRDQLVTKIKRGAEKLVLKEYFKREGK from the coding sequence ATGAAAATGCATTTTGGAGCAACGATGGAGAAGGGTTGGAGTGAGATGATTTTAGAACGTTTTTTTCCCGATATTTTTGTAAAATCTATTTATGAACTGCCTTTGGAGGAACTGAAAGCAAGGGGAATTAAGGGATTGGTATTTGATATTGACAACACAGTGGCGCCTTTTGATATTGCCGAGCCAGAAAATGATTTGATTGAGTTATTCCTATATTTAAGAAAGCAGGGATTTCGCCTTTGCATTCTTTCCAATAACAATAAGGCTCGTGTGCGACTGTTTAACAAGAATTTGCGTACCCTGGCGGTGCATAAGGCGGGAAAGCCCGGGGTGAGAAAGCTGAGACAAGCCATGAAAAAGCTGAAGCTTGCACCGGAGAATACCGCAATTGTTGGGGATCAGGTTTTTACGGATATGTGGTGTGGTCACAGGGCTGGTCTAACCTGTATTTTGACGGCACCAATCTGTAATCGGGATCAACTGGTTACAAAAATAAAAAGAGGTGCGGAAAAATTAGTATTAAAAGAATATTTTAAGCGTGAAGGGAAATAA
- the thiI gene encoding tRNA uracil 4-sulfurtransferase ThiI, translating into MAEKVLIIKYGEIAMRGNNRYIFINRLISAIRRNIDPLGNYYVVRDPGRLIVEDRSGELDYDLLIPRVVPIFGLVEVCPGVRLADMTYETILEEAYRHMKEQYGDQQISFKVKTRRANQGFTIPSMDMNMKVGEYLLEQMPNLKVDVHKPDVMLNIEIRNSVYIHSKGIKTYGGLPYGSSGKGVSLLSGGIDSPVATWMMAKRGVEVEGVYFHSPPYTSEWAKEKVIDLAKRIADFTGEFRLYVVPFTELQLYLLDNVAHDKLTIHLKRAMMRAGEMIAKKDEAMALITGESVGQVASQTMQGIYAINAVCEMPVLRPLAGMDKQEIINLAQKIGTFEISARPYEDCCTVFVAKHPVTKPRLSFIEKSERRLTELDRLLEESVQKAEIIEL; encoded by the coding sequence ATGGCAGAAAAGGTTTTAATCATAAAATACGGTGAAATTGCAATGAGAGGCAATAACCGATACATCTTTATTAATCGATTGATTTCCGCTATCCGTAGAAATATTGACCCATTGGGGAATTATTATGTGGTTAGAGATCCGGGCAGATTGATTGTGGAGGATAGAAGTGGCGAATTGGATTACGATTTGCTGATTCCTCGGGTGGTACCCATTTTTGGTTTGGTAGAGGTGTGCCCTGGGGTTCGTTTGGCAGATATGACCTATGAAACCATTTTAGAGGAAGCGTATCGCCATATGAAGGAGCAGTATGGCGACCAGCAGATTTCCTTTAAGGTAAAGACCAGAAGGGCGAATCAAGGCTTTACCATACCCTCAATGGATATGAATATGAAGGTTGGGGAGTATTTACTGGAGCAAATGCCAAATTTAAAGGTGGATGTGCATAAACCCGACGTAATGTTGAATATTGAAATCAGAAACAGCGTTTATATTCATTCCAAAGGGATTAAAACCTATGGTGGGTTGCCTTATGGCAGTTCAGGCAAAGGCGTCAGCCTCCTTTCCGGCGGCATCGACAGCCCTGTGGCAACTTGGATGATGGCAAAACGTGGTGTTGAAGTGGAAGGCGTTTATTTCCACAGTCCACCTTATACCAGCGAATGGGCCAAGGAAAAGGTCATTGATCTGGCAAAAAGAATTGCCGATTTTACGGGAGAATTCCGCCTGTATGTTGTGCCATTTACAGAGCTACAGCTCTATTTATTGGATAATGTTGCCCACGATAAGCTCACCATTCATTTGAAACGTGCCATGATGCGTGCAGGAGAGATGATTGCCAAAAAGGATGAAGCTATGGCATTGATTACAGGTGAAAGCGTGGGACAGGTTGCCAGCCAGACTATGCAGGGCATTTATGCCATTAATGCAGTTTGTGAAATGCCTGTTTTGCGCCCTTTAGCGGGAATGGATAAGCAGGAAATTATAAATCTTGCCCAGAAAATTGGTACCTTTGAGATTTCTGCAAGACCTTATGAAGATTGTTGCACGGTATTTGTTGCAAAGCACCCCGTAACAAAGCCAAGATTGAGTTTTATTGAAAAGTCCGAGCGTCGGTTGACAGAATTGGATAGATTGCTGGAAGAATCTGTTCAAAAAGCAGAGATCATTGAGTTGTAA
- a CDS encoding NifB/NifX family molybdenum-iron cluster-binding protein, with the protein MRVAIPTRDGRIESVFSRAEEFTIYDVEIELVKSKVTAPLGGRELGSFLMEEAINVVICGKIRSGTRNIMRVKRVELLYGVTGNADDIMIRYLSGERLGNVDENAFWSNDGEGLE; encoded by the coding sequence GTGCGTGTAGCAATACCAACAAGAGATGGACGGATTGAATCTGTTTTTTCTAGGGCAGAGGAATTTACCATATACGACGTGGAAATTGAGCTGGTGAAATCTAAAGTGACTGCACCCTTGGGTGGACGGGAATTGGGCAGCTTTTTAATGGAGGAAGCCATCAATGTTGTAATATGCGGTAAAATTCGCTCCGGTACACGAAATATTATGCGGGTAAAGCGGGTGGAACTGCTTTACGGTGTCACGGGGAATGCAGATGATATTATGATTCGCTATTTAAGCGGAGAGCGTTTGGGGAATGTGGATGAAAATGCATTTTGGAGCAACGATGGAGAAGGGTTGGAGTGA
- a CDS encoding aminopeptidase yields MDERIKTLAYNLVNYSCRLEKGEKLLINCNGIHPTPLVKQIIKEVYKVGGTPFLQVMTNSLERELLLGATEEQQKMMAEVDSRLMEQMDAFIGVRGEDNITEQADVPNEKLDLQNRFYTDPVHHGIRVPRTKWVVLRYPTNSMAQSAHTSLEDFEDFYFNVCNLDYSKMSKAMDSLVELMNKTDRVRLIAKDTDITFSIKDIPAVKCAGRCNIPDGEVYTAPVKNSINGVITYNTPSEYNSFTFEHVKLTFQDGKIIDCDGNDKERLEKIFNTDEGARYVGEFAIGVNPYITKPMNNILFDEKIAGSIHFTPGNCYDDAYNDNHSAIHWDLVLIMTPEYGGGEIWFDDKLIRKDGIFVLPELEVLNPENLK; encoded by the coding sequence ATGGACGAAAGAATAAAAACTTTAGCATATAATCTGGTAAACTATTCATGCCGACTGGAAAAGGGAGAAAAATTGCTCATCAATTGCAATGGGATTCATCCCACTCCTTTGGTAAAGCAAATCATTAAGGAAGTTTATAAGGTAGGTGGAACGCCCTTTTTACAGGTCATGACAAATTCTTTAGAGAGAGAACTGCTTTTAGGCGCTACGGAAGAACAGCAAAAGATGATGGCTGAGGTGGACAGCCGCTTGATGGAACAGATGGATGCCTTCATCGGCGTTCGTGGAGAAGATAATATTACGGAGCAAGCGGATGTTCCCAATGAAAAATTGGATTTACAAAATCGTTTTTATACCGACCCTGTGCATCACGGTATTCGCGTTCCCCGCACAAAGTGGGTAGTTTTGCGCTATCCTACAAACTCTATGGCGCAATCAGCCCATACCAGCTTGGAAGATTTTGAGGATTTCTACTTTAACGTTTGCAATCTGGATTATAGCAAAATGAGTAAAGCTATGGATTCCTTGGTTGAACTGATGAATAAAACCGATAGGGTACGCCTCATTGCGAAAGATACAGATATTACTTTCTCCATTAAAGATATCCCTGCTGTGAAGTGCGCAGGCCGTTGCAACATTCCCGATGGCGAGGTTTACACCGCTCCCGTGAAAAATTCTATCAATGGTGTAATTACCTATAATACCCCATCGGAATATAATAGCTTTACTTTCGAACATGTAAAATTAACGTTTCAGGATGGTAAAATTATTGACTGTGATGGAAATGACAAGGAACGTCTTGAAAAAATCTTTAATACAGACGAAGGCGCAAGATATGTTGGGGAGTTTGCCATCGGCGTAAATCCTTATATCACAAAGCCTATGAACAATATTTTGTTCGACGAGAAAATTGCCGGAAGCATACATTTTACCCCCGGTAATTGCTACGATGATGCCTATAACGATAACCACTCCGCAATCCATTGGGATTTGGTATTAATTATGACCCCAGAATATGGCGGTGGTGAAATCTGGTTTGATGATAAGCTCATTCGCAAAGACGGCATTTTTGTTCTGCCGGAGCTGGAAGTTTTGAACCCCGAAAATCTGAAATAA
- a CDS encoding G5 and 3D domain-containing protein produces MKTHLRVFAIVVFILVIGCGSASAYSKQNTQSVFVNVDGVPRMVSTDAQTVGDLLEELSATIDTEYLLSDYKKTDAVTDMMTISLTSVTEKIVATTDVVPYETVEKSSSDLKPGERRVVQEGKEGQTSIVSKEVYHGDKLVSTEPVETKVITNAVNKVIEVGASNVVNGMTYQKAINAKVTAYTPFDAGCNGITATGTTATKGVVAVDPRVIPLGSKVYVPGYGVAIAADTGGAIKGNRIDVCYETKNEAFSWGVQNVTVYVLS; encoded by the coding sequence ATGAAAACGCATCTTAGAGTATTTGCTATCGTGGTATTTATATTGGTGATTGGCTGCGGCTCGGCCTCTGCTTACAGCAAACAAAATACACAGTCTGTATTCGTAAATGTGGATGGTGTACCTCGTATGGTATCCACAGACGCTCAAACCGTTGGTGACCTGCTGGAGGAACTCTCCGCTACCATTGACACAGAATATCTTTTGAGTGATTACAAAAAAACAGACGCTGTAACAGATATGATGACCATTTCTCTCACCTCAGTAACTGAAAAAATTGTTGCCACAACAGATGTTGTACCTTATGAAACAGTGGAAAAATCATCTTCCGATTTGAAACCCGGCGAGCGCCGCGTGGTTCAGGAAGGAAAGGAAGGTCAAACCTCCATTGTAAGCAAAGAAGTATATCATGGCGACAAATTAGTAAGTACAGAGCCTGTGGAAACAAAAGTTATCACAAATGCAGTAAATAAGGTCATTGAGGTTGGTGCATCCAACGTCGTTAACGGCATGACTTATCAAAAAGCAATCAATGCAAAAGTAACCGCATATACGCCTTTCGACGCAGGCTGTAATGGTATCACAGCAACAGGAACCACAGCAACCAAGGGCGTTGTAGCAGTAGACCCTAGGGTAATTCCATTGGGCAGTAAGGTTTATGTTCCCGGCTATGGTGTAGCCATTGCTGCGGATACAGGCGGGGCAATTAAGGGTAACCGTATTGACGTCTGTTATGAAACGAAAAATGAAGCATTTTCTTGGGGTGTACAAAACGTGACCGTTTACGTTTTATCCTAA
- a CDS encoding TatD family hydrolase: protein MYFESHAHLDDKRFREDREELLGLLPSFGIDYVVNVGCDVKSSKQSIRLAERYDYIFASVGIHPHELYDMSSQTIEELRRLSQHKKVVAIGEIGLDYYYDTHPRELQQFWFRQQLRLAESVNKPVIIHSRDASQETFDIMSASNVRKGVIHCYSGSAPMAVEYTKMGFYIGIGGVVTFPNAKKMVEVVDAIPLEKILIETDSPYLAPAPNRGKRNDPRNLEYIVTKIAEIKNISPENVANITSKNAQNLFF from the coding sequence ATGTATTTTGAATCTCATGCACATTTAGATGATAAGCGGTTCAGAGAGGATCGGGAGGAGCTTTTAGGGCTTCTCCCCTCTTTCGGTATAGACTATGTGGTTAACGTTGGGTGTGATGTAAAAAGCTCAAAACAAAGCATCCGCCTTGCAGAACGTTATGACTACATTTTCGCCTCCGTAGGCATTCATCCCCATGAACTGTACGATATGTCATCCCAAACCATAGAGGAACTCCGTCGCCTCTCCCAGCATAAAAAAGTAGTTGCAATTGGGGAAATAGGTTTGGACTATTATTATGATACACACCCAAGAGAGCTGCAACAATTTTGGTTCCGTCAGCAGCTTCGTCTTGCAGAATCTGTTAACAAACCTGTAATAATTCATTCACGAGATGCATCTCAGGAAACTTTTGACATTATGTCCGCAAGCAACGTGCGCAAGGGTGTTATCCATTGTTATTCGGGTTCAGCGCCAATGGCGGTTGAATACACAAAAATGGGGTTTTATATCGGAATTGGGGGAGTTGTGACATTTCCAAATGCGAAAAAAATGGTGGAAGTGGTGGATGCCATACCCCTAGAGAAAATTTTAATTGAGACAGACAGCCCTTATTTGGCTCCTGCACCTAACCGCGGAAAACGAAATGATCCTAGGAATTTGGAATATATTGTAACAAAAATCGCTGAAATTAAAAATATTTCCCCAGAAAACGTGGCAAATATTACTAGTAAAAATGCACAAAATTTATTTTTTTAA
- the metG gene encoding methionine--tRNA ligase gives MEKEKFYITTPIYYPSDKLHIGHSYCTVATDTMARYKRLRGYDVMFLTGTDEHGQKIERIANSQGKEPKEYIDNIVVGIKELWKTLNISYDKFIRTTDDYHVKAVQQIFKQLYDQGDIYKSSYEGWYCTPCESFFTEHQLVNGKCPDCGRDVELVKEESYFFRLSKYQDRILKYMEENTEFLQPNTRQNEMINNFLKPGLEDLAVSRTSFKWGVPVEFDPGHIVYVWIDALSNYITALGYGSDDDSLFHKYWPADVHVVGKEIVRFHSIIWPAMLMALNLPLPKQIFGHGWLVINGGKMSKSVGNVVDPNVLVEKYGVDAIRYFLLREVAFGQDGNFNNEALIQRINSDLANDLGNLVSRTVGMIEKYFGGKLPDARTETPFDKDLEKVALGTAEKVEAAMEKMFFSDALIEIWNLIRRTNKYIDETQPWILCKDEAKQGELANALYHVAESIRITSILIQPFIPTTPEKIWAQYNMESNLVEWEMAKKWGLLPFELKVEKGETLFPRIDMKKELAELEAAIKASQSTAVANQGKEEKKEEKKEEPKKHEEPEYPAEISIDDFCKVQLKVGEVIASSVVENSKKLLRNVIRIGEEERVVFSGIKEWYTPEEMVGKRVVVAYNLKPRKMMGEMSYGMILCADDGNGNLSLLTTEKKDFPSGSGIS, from the coding sequence GTGGAAAAAGAAAAGTTTTATATCACCACCCCTATTTACTACCCCAGTGACAAACTGCATATCGGCCATTCCTATTGCACCGTTGCAACGGATACCATGGCACGTTATAAAAGGTTGCGGGGTTATGACGTTATGTTCCTTACAGGAACAGATGAGCATGGTCAAAAAATCGAGCGTATTGCAAATAGTCAAGGCAAAGAGCCAAAGGAATATATCGACAATATTGTAGTAGGCATCAAAGAGCTCTGGAAGACTTTAAACATTTCCTATGATAAATTTATCCGTACTACAGATGATTATCATGTAAAAGCGGTACAGCAAATTTTCAAACAGCTTTATGATCAGGGAGATATTTATAAAAGCTCCTATGAAGGCTGGTATTGCACCCCTTGTGAGTCCTTTTTTACAGAGCATCAGCTGGTAAATGGCAAGTGCCCTGACTGCGGACGTGACGTGGAATTGGTAAAAGAGGAAAGCTATTTCTTCCGTCTTTCCAAATATCAGGATCGTATCTTGAAGTATATGGAAGAAAATACAGAGTTCTTGCAGCCAAACACCCGTCAAAATGAAATGATTAATAACTTCTTAAAGCCCGGCTTGGAAGATTTGGCAGTTTCTCGTACTTCTTTCAAATGGGGCGTTCCTGTGGAATTTGACCCCGGTCATATTGTTTATGTATGGATTGACGCCCTTTCCAACTATATCACTGCTTTAGGCTATGGTTCGGACGATGACAGCCTGTTCCATAAATACTGGCCCGCAGATGTTCACGTGGTTGGCAAGGAAATTGTTCGTTTCCATTCCATTATATGGCCTGCTATGTTGATGGCACTGAATCTTCCTTTGCCAAAGCAAATTTTCGGACACGGCTGGTTGGTTATCAACGGCGGTAAAATGTCGAAATCCGTTGGTAACGTAGTTGACCCTAACGTTTTAGTAGAAAAATATGGCGTGGATGCCATCCGTTACTTCCTATTAAGAGAAGTGGCTTTCGGACAAGACGGTAACTTTAATAATGAAGCATTGATTCAGCGTATCAACTCAGACTTGGCAAACGATTTGGGTAACCTTGTTTCCAGAACCGTTGGTATGATTGAGAAATACTTTGGCGGCAAATTGCCTGATGCTCGTACCGAAACACCTTTTGATAAGGATTTAGAGAAAGTAGCTCTAGGTACAGCAGAAAAAGTAGAAGCGGCTATGGAAAAAATGTTCTTTAGTGACGCTTTAATCGAAATTTGGAACTTAATTCGCAGAACCAATAAATATATTGATGAAACACAGCCTTGGATTCTTTGTAAAGATGAAGCAAAACAAGGTGAACTGGCAAACGCATTATATCACGTTGCCGAAAGCATCAGAATTACTTCTATTCTGATTCAGCCCTTTATTCCCACCACACCTGAAAAAATTTGGGCACAGTATAACATGGAAAGCAACCTTGTGGAATGGGAAATGGCGAAAAAATGGGGATTACTGCCCTTTGAATTAAAGGTAGAAAAAGGCGAAACACTCTTCCCTCGTATTGATATGAAAAAAGAATTGGCAGAATTGGAAGCGGCTATCAAGGCTTCTCAGTCTACCGCTGTAGCTAACCAGGGTAAGGAAGAGAAAAAAGAAGAAAAAAAGGAAGAACCTAAAAAACATGAAGAACCCGAATACCCCGCAGAAATTTCCATTGATGATTTTTGCAAGGTACAGCTTAAGGTGGGCGAGGTTATTGCAAGCTCTGTTGTGGAAAACTCCAAAAAACTTTTGCGTAATGTGATTCGCATTGGCGAAGAAGAAAGAGTTGTTTTCTCCGGCATTAAGGAATGGTACACACCTGAGGAAATGGTTGGCAAACGAGTTGTGGTTGCCTATAATTTAAAACCAAGAAAAATGATGGGCGAAATGTCCTACGGAATGATTCTTTGCGCCGATGACGGAAACGGCAATTTGAGTCTTTTGACCACAGAAAAGAAAGACTTCCCCAGCGGAAGTGGAATTAGCTAA
- a CDS encoding cysteine desulfurase family protein — protein sequence MIYLDNAATTRALPAVAEKMTYMLTEQYGNPASVSVMGLAVDKEIRHASQILARGIHCREDEVFFTSGGTEGDNWAIFGTAEGYQRHGRHFITTQIEHPAVKNPMKALEENGCEVTWLTVDSKGHISLEELAAAIRPDTVLVSIILVNNETGVVQDGVTIGKLIKEKNPQTLFHVDAVQAFGKYPIDVEKMKIDLLTMSGHKIHGPKGVGMLYMRKGTKVKPFILGGGQQKGQRAGTENGPAVAALGVAAEEAFHHMQESIAHVSALKKTLAEGILAMPNTKINGDGLEGASPYVLNVTFEGLRSEVLLHDLESKGIIVSAGSACDSKKKVGSPVLMAMGMPFSEIEGAVRFSFSRYNTMEEIGTCLLALEKSVPFLRKYNR from the coding sequence ATGATTTATTTGGATAATGCCGCTACCACAAGAGCGTTGCCTGCTGTGGCGGAGAAAATGACATATATGCTGACCGAGCAATACGGAAACCCAGCCTCCGTAAGCGTAATGGGCTTGGCGGTTGATAAGGAGATACGTCATGCATCTCAGATTTTAGCCCGTGGAATTCATTGCAGGGAGGATGAAGTGTTTTTCACCAGCGGCGGCACAGAAGGGGATAACTGGGCAATTTTTGGTACGGCAGAGGGCTATCAAAGGCACGGCAGGCATTTCATTACAACCCAGATTGAGCATCCTGCGGTGAAAAATCCCATGAAGGCTTTGGAGGAAAATGGATGTGAAGTAACTTGGCTCACCGTTGATTCCAAGGGACATATTTCTCTAGAGGAATTGGCTGCTGCAATTCGACCCGATACCGTTTTGGTGAGTATCATATTAGTGAATAATGAAACAGGGGTTGTGCAAGACGGAGTGACAATTGGTAAGCTGATTAAAGAAAAAAATCCTCAAACATTATTTCATGTGGATGCAGTCCAAGCCTTTGGAAAATACCCCATAGATGTGGAAAAGATGAAGATAGACCTCCTTACTATGAGTGGGCATAAAATTCATGGCCCTAAGGGTGTAGGTATGTTGTACATGCGAAAGGGTACCAAGGTAAAGCCTTTTATTCTTGGTGGTGGTCAGCAAAAAGGGCAAAGAGCGGGTACAGAGAACGGCCCTGCTGTGGCGGCTTTAGGGGTTGCAGCGGAGGAAGCCTTTCACCATATGCAAGAAAGTATTGCCCATGTATCTGCTCTAAAAAAGACTTTAGCAGAAGGAATTTTGGCAATGCCCAATACAAAAATCAATGGAGATGGATTAGAAGGTGCTAGTCCTTACGTTTTAAATGTTACCTTTGAAGGCTTACGCAGCGAGGTATTACTCCACGACTTGGAAAGTAAGGGTATCATTGTTTCCGCAGGCTCCGCTTGCGATAGTAAAAAGAAAGTAGGAAGCCCTGTTCTAATGGCAATGGGTATGCCTTTTTCGGAAATAGAAGGGGCTGTTCGCTTTAGCTTTTCAAGATATAATACCATGGAAGAAATTGGAACCTGTTTATTGGCATTGGAAAAGTCAGTGCCATTTTTAAGAAAATATAACAGATAA
- the efp gene encoding elongation factor P, whose amino-acid sequence MISAGEFRNGVTMEYEGAPYVILEFQHVKPGKGAAFVRTKIKNLKTGAVLEKTFRPTEKMPRAHIERQDMEYLYNDGDLFHFMNSETYEQIAINADEVGDALEFVKENEVVKILSYDGQVFGIEPPLFVELKITETEPGFAGNTAQGATKPAILETGAQIQVPLFINQDEVVKIDTRTGEYLGRANS is encoded by the coding sequence ATGATTTCTGCAGGTGAATTTAGAAATGGCGTAACAATGGAATACGAAGGCGCACCTTATGTAATTTTGGAATTCCAGCACGTTAAGCCCGGTAAAGGTGCGGCGTTTGTGCGTACAAAAATCAAAAATTTAAAGACAGGGGCTGTTTTGGAAAAAACCTTCAGACCTACTGAAAAAATGCCCAGAGCACATATTGAAAGACAGGATATGGAATATCTGTACAATGATGGAGATTTATTCCATTTTATGAATTCCGAAACCTATGAGCAGATTGCAATTAATGCTGATGAAGTTGGCGACGCTTTAGAGTTTGTAAAGGAAAATGAAGTGGTTAAGATTCTTTCTTACGATGGTCAGGTATTTGGTATCGAGCCTCCTTTGTTTGTAGAATTAAAGATTACAGAAACAGAACCCGGTTTTGCTGGCAATACAGCACAGGGTGCAACAAAGCCTGCTATTTTGGAAACAGGTGCACAAATTCAGGTGCCTTTGTTCATCAATCAGGATGAAGTGGTTAAGATTGATACAAGAACCGGTGAATATTTAGGTAGAGCAAACTCCTAA